A region from the Paenibacillus humicola genome encodes:
- a CDS encoding carboxymuconolactone decarboxylase family protein gives MPVNKADEQVDAYKNGVGHFKETLPGVVEAYHAFTGACFAAGALEEKQKQLIALGISLFANNEVCTFYHVQEAWSKGAAEQEIMEAAAVAAAMGGGHTMSQGVTRVRQAVERLAGQNRLQ, from the coding sequence ATGCCGGTAAACAAGGCGGACGAGCAAGTGGATGCCTATAAAAACGGAGTCGGCCATTTTAAGGAAACGCTGCCCGGCGTCGTCGAAGCTTACCATGCGTTCACCGGGGCATGCTTCGCAGCGGGCGCGTTGGAGGAAAAGCAGAAGCAGTTGATCGCGCTGGGAATCAGCTTATTTGCCAATAATGAAGTGTGTACGTTTTATCATGTGCAGGAGGCATGGAGTAAAGGCGCCGCCGAGCAGGAAATCATGGAGGCGGCTGCGGTTGCCGCGGCGATGGGCGGCGGGCATACGATGTCACAAGGAGTTACGAGAGTACGGCAGGCGGTAGAACGGCTCGCAGGGCAGAATCGTTTGCAATAA
- a CDS encoding futalosine hydrolase yields the protein MNEHADNGPLPGRLRPGTRVLIMTAVEAEREAVLRGLRGDGRFDTALAGVGPASAAARTAMALAAGEYGLAVSAGIGGGFTGRAEVGSLAVATEIVAADLGAQTPDGFLAVDELGFGSSRIPADEELAGRFAEALRAAGLAACAGPVLTVSTATGTAETAAELARRVPGAAAEAMEGFGVAAAAQLCGVPVLELRAVSNAVGPRDRAAWRIREALEALEAASKILTEVL from the coding sequence ATGAACGAACATGCGGACAACGGCCCGCTGCCCGGACGGCTGCGTCCGGGCACGCGCGTGCTGATCATGACCGCCGTGGAGGCGGAACGGGAAGCCGTGCTGCGCGGACTGCGCGGCGACGGCCGCTTTGATACCGCGCTGGCCGGCGTCGGCCCGGCAAGCGCGGCAGCCCGCACGGCCATGGCGCTGGCGGCCGGCGAATACGGCCTTGCCGTAAGCGCAGGCATTGGCGGCGGCTTCACCGGCCGTGCCGAGGTCGGCTCGCTTGCGGTGGCGACCGAAATCGTCGCCGCCGATTTGGGCGCGCAGACGCCGGACGGCTTCCTCGCGGTGGACGAGCTCGGCTTCGGCTCCTCGCGCATTCCCGCGGACGAGGAGCTGGCCGGGCGGTTCGCGGAAGCGCTGCGGGCTGCGGGGCTTGCGGCCTGCGCCGGTCCGGTGCTGACGGTATCGACGGCGACCGGTACGGCGGAAACCGCCGCCGAGCTGGCCCGCCGGGTGCCCGGCGCGGCGGCCGAGGCGATGGAAGGCTTCGGCGTGGCGGCGGCGGCCCAGCTGTGCGGCGTGCCGGTGCTGGAGCTGCGCGCCGTCTCGAATGCCGTCGGCCCGCGGGACCGGGCGGCATGGCGCATTCGCGAAGCGCTCGAGGCGCTGGAGGCGGCGAGCAAGATTTTAACGGAGGTGCTTTGA
- a CDS encoding cyclase family protein, whose translation MPIPSVRKIIDLSQPVYHNCPGWPTYEMTEVRYEALYPVDGFTAERLNMNVHTATHLDVPFHFFPQGKTIEQFPVERFQGEAVPVDLFGIEADTPIGVSHFEPYGDRIKPGDIVLLCTGWSKKRGYTKEYYNQWPYLSGEGAQWLVDRGVKGVGLDGLSIGGWGEEKARPPHEILLSNEIWPLEELNLTEELLTEDRWYLCAFPLKLQGFGGAPVRAVAMVFD comes from the coding sequence GTGCCAATTCCGTCCGTTCGCAAAATCATTGATCTGTCCCAGCCGGTCTATCATAACTGTCCTGGCTGGCCGACCTACGAGATGACGGAGGTTCGTTACGAAGCGCTGTATCCGGTCGACGGCTTTACCGCCGAGCGGCTGAACATGAACGTGCATACGGCGACGCATCTCGACGTGCCGTTTCATTTTTTCCCGCAGGGCAAGACGATTGAACAGTTTCCGGTCGAGCGGTTTCAGGGCGAAGCCGTCCCGGTGGATCTGTTCGGCATCGAGGCCGATACGCCGATCGGCGTCAGCCATTTCGAGCCGTACGGCGACCGGATCAAGCCGGGCGACATCGTGCTGCTCTGCACGGGCTGGAGCAAGAAACGCGGCTACACGAAGGAATATTACAACCAGTGGCCGTATTTGAGCGGCGAGGGTGCGCAGTGGCTGGTCGATCGCGGCGTCAAGGGCGTCGGCCTCGACGGCCTCAGCATCGGCGGCTGGGGCGAGGAGAAAGCGCGGCCGCCTCACGAAATTTTGCTGTCGAACGAGATTTGGCCGCTGGAGGAGCTCAATTTGACCGAGGAGCTGCTGACGGAAGACCGCTGGTACTTATGCGCGTTTCCGCTCAAGCTGCAGGGCTTCGGCGGCGCTCCGGTCCGCGCCGTCGCCATGGTATTCGATTAA
- a CDS encoding 1,4-dihydroxy-6-naphthoate synthase produces the protein MNIAFSPCPNDTFVFHAWVHGLIPGAPELNVTYADIDVTNGWAAARTGPEVLKISYAALPWVLDDYALLPCGGALGRGCGPLVLTAGGTADPARLSGKRVAIPSDRSTAYLLFRLWTARHVPGGIGEIVVMPFHEIMPAVKAGTIDAGLVIHEARFTYPNFGLTMLADLGSWWETDTGLPIPLGAIIARRSLDVEAIAGWARASVEYGWTHPEVSRNYVMRYAQELDPKVAQAHIDLYVNDFTAKLGEDGYAAVESLLGRAAEEGLVPEFDLAKLR, from the coding sequence ATGAATATTGCGTTTTCCCCATGTCCGAACGATACATTTGTTTTTCACGCCTGGGTGCACGGGCTCATTCCTGGAGCGCCCGAGCTGAACGTCACCTATGCGGATATCGACGTGACGAACGGCTGGGCGGCCGCCCGCACCGGGCCGGAGGTGCTGAAGATCTCGTACGCGGCACTGCCGTGGGTGCTGGACGATTATGCGCTGCTCCCCTGCGGCGGCGCGCTCGGCAGAGGCTGCGGGCCGCTCGTACTGACCGCGGGCGGCACGGCAGATCCGGCCCGGCTCTCCGGGAAGCGGGTGGCGATCCCGAGCGACCGCTCCACCGCATATCTGCTCTTCCGGCTGTGGACGGCCCGGCATGTGCCCGGCGGCATCGGCGAAATCGTCGTCATGCCGTTTCACGAAATCATGCCGGCGGTGAAGGCCGGCACGATCGACGCGGGTCTCGTCATCCACGAGGCGCGCTTTACCTACCCGAATTTCGGGCTGACCATGCTGGCGGATCTCGGCAGCTGGTGGGAGACGGATACGGGACTGCCGATCCCGCTCGGCGCGATTATCGCGCGCCGCTCGCTCGATGTCGAAGCGATCGCCGGATGGGCGCGAGCTTCGGTCGAATACGGCTGGACCCACCCGGAGGTTTCCCGCAATTATGTGATGCGGTATGCGCAGGAGCTCGATCCGAAGGTCGCGCAGGCGCATATCGACCTGTATGTGAACGACTTTACGGCTAAGCTGGGCGAAGACGGTTATGCGGCGGTCGAGTCGCTGCTCGGACGGGCTGCGGAGGAAGGACTTGTGCCGGAATTCGATTTGGCCAAGCTGCGTTAA
- a CDS encoding ParM/StbA family protein, translating to MAKNELLSTSITLSIDNGSSHVKSIYDDLEQSFLFPSVVAQPFGERFQLIDSGEPLDFLDVQLTSPAIGSEQYRHVYVGNLAIGDEGIVHEIVGDKAAQKKAQRPETMVTLLTAAAYAVAAKHANEIRRGKKRIKALVNLGTGLPISEVTKFRSEFADKITSGVHSVTFVTTPVFKGVTVELEFSLPNDIGIDDVSGVYDIEAHSKSRLSHKGFGIADVGGVDMDIAFFRPGLDLDQRHSTGTKIYLNDALESIRSEVNSQGEELIASTAELTQMLVNKEYEIFAEGKVVFDMTPLVNRHMRILAEKVLKLARNSWKHVRYAGEFWFIGGGAIVLQPWIEKLNAELGLPIRFDAVEHSQFRNARGTFLLLDHALKHGGEAAAGFEPEPAGSESGAGEGNGSGTP from the coding sequence TTGGCAAAAAACGAGCTTCTCTCCACCAGCATTACGCTGTCTATCGATAACGGAAGCAGCCATGTGAAAAGCATATACGACGATTTGGAGCAAAGCTTTCTATTTCCGAGCGTTGTCGCTCAGCCGTTCGGGGAGCGGTTTCAGCTGATCGATTCGGGGGAGCCCCTCGACTTTCTGGACGTGCAGCTGACTTCGCCGGCAATCGGGAGCGAGCAGTACCGCCATGTCTATGTCGGCAATTTGGCGATCGGGGACGAAGGCATCGTGCACGAGATCGTCGGCGACAAGGCGGCGCAGAAAAAAGCGCAGCGGCCCGAGACGATGGTCACGCTGCTGACGGCGGCGGCCTACGCAGTTGCCGCGAAACACGCGAACGAAATCCGGCGCGGCAAGAAGCGCATCAAAGCGCTCGTCAACCTCGGAACCGGGCTGCCGATCAGCGAGGTGACGAAATTCCGCAGCGAATTCGCGGATAAAATTACGTCCGGCGTCCATTCGGTCACTTTCGTCACGACCCCGGTGTTTAAGGGCGTCACGGTGGAGCTGGAATTTTCGCTGCCGAACGATATCGGCATCGACGACGTGTCCGGCGTCTACGACATCGAGGCGCATTCGAAGTCCCGCTTGTCGCACAAAGGGTTCGGCATCGCGGATGTCGGCGGGGTCGACATGGACATCGCCTTTTTCCGGCCGGGCCTCGATCTCGATCAACGCCATTCGACGGGGACGAAAATTTACCTCAACGACGCGCTCGAAAGCATCCGCAGCGAGGTGAACTCGCAGGGGGAGGAGCTGATCGCGAGCACGGCGGAGCTGACCCAGATGCTCGTCAACAAGGAATACGAAATTTTCGCGGAAGGCAAGGTCGTATTCGACATGACGCCGCTTGTCAATCGGCATATGCGCATTTTGGCAGAAAAGGTGCTGAAGCTCGCAAGGAACTCATGGAAGCATGTGCGCTATGCAGGCGAATTCTGGTTTATCGGCGGCGGGGCGATCGTGCTGCAGCCGTGGATTGAGAAGCTGAACGCCGAGCTCGGGCTGCCGATTCGCTTCGATGCCGTCGAGCACAGCCAGTTCCGCAACGCAAGAGGCACGTTTCTGCTGCTCGACCATGCGCTGAAGCATGGCGGGGAAGCGGCGGCGGGCTTTGAGCCTGAGCCTGCCGGGTCCGAAAGCGGTGCCGGCGAAGGAAACGGGAGCGGGACGCCTTGA
- a CDS encoding aldo/keto reductase — protein MDIAKKLGLGGHSFISELGNDPAASFDEQCAIVSACLESGITLFDTTYYQERVALGNVLKRLGRRSEARILAWNFFRNPADDKVIQPYSPYEAHRIDEMLSELQTDVIDLLVIHVDDDRERQSRELELASRWIAEGKVREAALGMVRAKDVDLLPENHPVSYVLAPYNAFNQGSLDVFRKAADKGIRSIALSPFIRGYKLDEIGGDHARTADILLRWVCHQPIVESVIVSMRRADYVENNLNAVRKGPLNAEEEAMLQGWIDRLG, from the coding sequence ATGGATATCGCAAAAAAGCTGGGGCTCGGCGGCCATTCGTTCATCAGCGAGCTGGGCAACGATCCCGCGGCGTCCTTCGACGAGCAGTGTGCGATCGTAAGCGCCTGCCTGGAGAGCGGCATCACCCTTTTTGACACGACCTACTATCAGGAACGCGTCGCGCTCGGAAACGTGCTGAAGCGGCTGGGACGGCGCAGCGAAGCGCGTATTTTGGCGTGGAATTTCTTCCGGAATCCGGCGGACGACAAGGTCATTCAGCCCTATTCGCCGTACGAGGCGCACCGGATCGACGAGATGCTGTCGGAGCTGCAGACGGATGTCATCGACCTGCTTGTCATCCACGTCGACGACGACCGGGAGCGGCAAAGCCGGGAGCTTGAACTGGCGTCCCGCTGGATTGCCGAAGGGAAGGTTCGCGAGGCGGCGCTCGGCATGGTCCGGGCGAAGGACGTGGACCTGCTGCCGGAGAACCATCCGGTTTCTTACGTGCTTGCGCCGTATAACGCTTTTAATCAGGGCTCGCTTGACGTTTTCCGCAAAGCGGCGGACAAAGGCATCCGCAGCATCGCGCTTTCCCCGTTCATCCGCGGCTACAAGCTCGACGAGATCGGCGGCGACCATGCGCGGACAGCGGATATTTTGCTTCGCTGGGTCTGCCATCAGCCCATCGTGGAATCGGTCATCGTCTCCATGCGCCGCGCCGATTATGTAGAGAACAATTTGAATGCGGTTCGCAAAGGGCCGCTGAACGCCGAAGAAGAAGCGATGCTGCAGGGCTGGATCGATCGATTGGGCTGA
- a CDS encoding ribosome-inactivating family protein, with protein MRTMYRKFQRKIRTAAFAFMAIVMAVTGTFFAKGGVAHADVPEGQINHVYINLNSPSFTAQGQYSSFISSLRQAAGHYYRSSDNITQYIPRASDGVSPYIYGTGLVMVTLTAGSNTLTLWITPGDMYLRGFTNVYGQTFSFNDSDYSLRYHLALVGRDQPVTLLGFGSNYNSIRQAASQGRESMQISWNDLWNSMFNLMYTTNPFGNNQQAVARSLQFMIQYTSEAARFNDVYGVMSDIMHSYSAYYNGLPLTQQYLENAWQDISTFGTNITNNPSTSPQYINGVGTLYSWSDVARYLALLLNTANRKQDTTGNWDHTEL; from the coding sequence ATGAGAACCATGTACCGGAAGTTTCAGCGCAAAATCAGAACCGCGGCGTTTGCCTTTATGGCCATCGTCATGGCCGTCACGGGTACCTTTTTCGCAAAGGGCGGCGTTGCCCATGCAGACGTTCCCGAGGGACAGATTAACCATGTTTATATTAATCTGAACAGCCCCAGTTTTACGGCCCAAGGCCAGTACAGTTCGTTTATCTCGAGCCTTCGGCAAGCGGCGGGACATTATTACCGCTCTTCGGATAATATAACTCAATATATTCCCCGTGCGTCAGACGGCGTGTCTCCGTACATTTATGGTACGGGTCTGGTCATGGTGACACTGACGGCCGGGAGTAATACGCTTACGCTGTGGATTACGCCAGGCGATATGTACCTTCGGGGATTTACCAATGTTTACGGCCAGACGTTCAGCTTCAACGACAGCGATTACAGCCTGAGATATCATTTGGCACTGGTCGGACGCGACCAGCCCGTAACCCTCCTCGGTTTTGGAAGCAATTATAACAGTATAAGGCAAGCCGCGAGCCAAGGCCGGGAATCCATGCAGATCTCGTGGAATGATCTGTGGAATTCGATGTTCAATCTGATGTATACAACAAACCCATTCGGCAACAACCAGCAAGCCGTCGCCCGGTCGCTCCAGTTTATGATTCAATACACGTCCGAAGCCGCCCGCTTCAACGATGTATACGGGGTCATGTCCGATATCATGCATAGTTACAGTGCGTACTATAACGGCCTGCCGTTGACACAGCAATATCTGGAGAACGCCTGGCAGGACATTTCGACATTTGGCACGAACATCACGAACAATCCCAGCACGTCTCCGCAATACATCAACGGGGTCGGGACGCTTTATTCTTGGAGCGATGTTGCACGCTATTTAGCCTTGTTGTTAAATACCGCCAACCGTAAACAGGATACGACCGGCAATTGGGATCATACGGAGCTGTAA
- the pdaA gene encoding delta-lactam-biosynthetic de-N-acetylase, producing the protein MKRLTFAAALLALLVTAAGPQPAKGAPGTYHFGFKKSVDGRLPSINEEGFKGIVDRYGAIFLGDTAKKEIYLTFDNGYENGYTAQILDVLKAKKVPAIFFVTGHYVKDQPELLKRMAAEGHLIGNHSWSHPDMTQVSDAQIEQELGKVKAAVAETAGQREMLYLRPPRGIFSERTLAASGKLGYTNVFWSVAYKDWDTKAQRGRQYAYDQVTKQLHPGAVILLHAVSKDNAEALGGIIDEARRRGYTFASLDALTARRQAVPEAGAH; encoded by the coding sequence ATGAAACGATTGACCTTCGCGGCGGCGCTGCTGGCGCTGCTCGTTACGGCGGCGGGGCCTCAGCCGGCAAAAGGGGCGCCCGGCACGTATCATTTCGGCTTCAAGAAAAGCGTGGACGGAAGGCTCCCGTCGATCAACGAGGAAGGCTTTAAGGGCATCGTGGACCGGTACGGCGCGATTTTCCTGGGTGACACGGCCAAGAAAGAAATTTATTTGACCTTCGACAACGGCTACGAGAACGGCTATACGGCGCAAATTCTCGACGTGCTGAAGGCGAAAAAGGTGCCGGCGATCTTCTTCGTGACCGGCCATTACGTGAAGGATCAGCCGGAGCTTCTGAAGCGGATGGCGGCCGAAGGACATCTGATCGGCAACCATTCGTGGAGCCATCCGGACATGACGCAGGTGTCCGACGCGCAGATCGAGCAGGAGCTCGGGAAGGTGAAAGCCGCGGTCGCCGAGACGGCCGGACAGCGGGAAATGCTCTATTTGCGCCCGCCGCGCGGCATCTTCAGTGAGCGGACGCTCGCGGCGAGCGGCAAGCTCGGCTATACGAACGTGTTCTGGTCGGTCGCCTATAAGGATTGGGACACCAAGGCGCAGCGCGGCCGGCAGTATGCGTACGATCAGGTGACGAAGCAGCTTCACCCGGGCGCGGTTATTTTGCTTCATGCAGTATCGAAGGATAATGCCGAGGCGCTCGGCGGCATTATCGACGAAGCGCGGCGGCGGGGCTACACGTTCGCGAGCCTGGACGCGCTGACGGCGCGCAGGCAAGCGGTGCCGGAAGCCGGCGCGCATTAA